AGCCGTCCGGGCCAGATGATGGCGTTCCTCTCCAAGCTCGCCGACGACCCCGGCGTCGTGCTGCGCGCCATGCTCGCCAAGAAGGAGGAGCTGTCCGCGGCCGGCAACGACGGGCCCGATCCCTGCAAGAGGCGGCGGATCGGGGCCGACGTGGGTCGCGGTGccgtggcggccggcggtgacGCGGCCGAGCTAGCACAGAGCAGAGGCGCCGTGCCGTTCCCGTTCTCTGCTCTCGGCCAAGTGTTTTACTAGACCCTCTTAAAAATCGAAGTGTTCTGTACTAGGCAACAAGGCCCAGATAGCTGTACACGTATGCGGTTTCCGTTGTATATACAACAGTGTACTTACGCATATAATAGAGTTTGGCTAGTCTCTATCTTTGGAcgcgtgtatatatatcaactatCAGTGGCTaataatgcatgtttgttCAATGTATCGTACTTACGACTTCTCAGCGGGAAATGCTAGCTAGGTTGATTCTGAGTTTCTGACCAGAGAGATGATTCTACGGTATCGCTTGGGCCCTTTCGTTACGCTCGCCATGATCAGTTGAAGGATCTCACACGATGTGGCAGAAGTATGTTACTACTAGCAATCACAGAAGACGTTGGGTGCAAACATCACACGTACGTACTAATCCTTTTTTGTCGCCAAAAGAAGATGAAGAATACTCTTTTCCTGCAAGAGAAATCGCAATTTGTCGATTTATCTGGAAGTCAATGTCACGAAAGAAAACAAGCATAAAACATTGGTTTCAAACTAAGCTTGAAGTTTGTTAATTACATCTTCGAAACAACTAGTATGAAACACTCAAACGATCACTCCGTGGTATTCTCGGTTTTGCTACTACGCTGCTGATACAAATACTGATCTTGGTGCCATCCAATCCACTTTCGGCATGGTAAGGTAAACACGTGTTTCGTGACATTCAACCTCTTATATCCTTTTTGGTAGATATTTTCACGGAACTGGATTTGGACCCATGGAGAGTGTTTGAGAGAAAATAGGGAATTGGATtcgttcaaaaaataaaaactggaTCACATTCAGCGGACAGTGACAGAAATGAGCATTCTCTCTGTGATGTAGTAGCAAACTGGGAATGGCCCCGCGAAAAGAGCGAAATTCGGGAATCTCTCAATACGAAAGCGACTATATTGGGCCTAATCCAAAGTAGTCCTGGGCCAGATTGAGAGGTACTGGtaggaataagttcactttGAGTCCCTCAAGTTGTCACGAAGTATCAAAATCATCCCTCAGCTACAATCTCAGAAATGTTAGCCCTCAAAGTTACGAAAACCGTTCAAATCCGGTTTTTTTGATAGTAATGAAGGGTGATTTTACTGAGGTGGCATCCCAatcagcaaaaaaatatattaaaaatttatgagaACTACCTATCAATTGCCaagctagaaaaaaatattcaataataaaatataggaCACACCTGTCAgcttaattagaaaaaaaaatcctctctctcccttccccatCGAGGCCGGTGGCTAgagcgcaggcggcggcggcaagcgcGGGGTGGCTCGGCCGCGGGAGCAGCGGCGAGCTCGGGCGTGGGCGCGGGGCAGCGAGGACAGTGGGCGCGAACTTGGGGCGGCTCGGGTGcggaacggcggcggcggcgggcacaGGCTTGGGGTGGCGTCGGCGGCAAACTTTTGTTGCCATGGCGAGTGGTTTGCTGGGGTGGCTGTGCGTCCGGCCGAGGCTGCGGCGGCtaaggaggaggcagagaggGGTGCGGCTGGTGCTGCGGAGAGGTGagaggcgggcggcggaggcggggaggatGGCCGGGGAGGTGATGGTGGAGCACGTCGGGCGCCTCGTCGTGTGCCGCGGCGACGGGTTCTAGCTCGGCCGCCCGGCGCCGGTGCTCGCCATCGATGACCGGCTTGAGGCCGGTGCCACCTACCTCGTCCTCCCCGTCGACCGTCTCCCTCAGGTCCGGACATCGTCGCCGCGGTGTCAACTCACTTTTCTTCTTGCATTGCATAGTGATTCCAGTGAACACTTGTTGCGTGTCAATTTGTGGTACGTGCTAACTTTTTGATGAAACAGATTTTGGCGAGAAGATTTTGTGAACTAGCTGGGCTCTGCTGCCTATGGCGGACCTCACGTTGAGCATTGTGCATTAGCTTCTAGCGGTCATCGGCAAGGAGGCGGAGCTCCTGGCCGGCGTCCGCGGCGATGTGCAGTTCATCAGGGACGAGATGGAGAGCATCAACGGCCTGCtccgccacctcgccggcaCCAAGGAGCGTGCCAGCGACCACCAGGTCCGAGCTTGGATCAAGCAGGTCATGGAGCTCGCCTACGACTCCAACAACTGCGTCGAGAGGTACGCGCAGACGCGCTCAGgtggcccccgccgccgcaaggGCTTCCTCGGCCGCCTTCATCGGGCCACCGTCCTGCCATGGGCGATGgtggtccgccgccgcgtggccACCCAGATCCAGCAGCTCAAGGTTCGGGCGCACGAGGTCGGAGAGCGGCAGCAGCGGTACGGCGTCGTTGTCCTGCCCAAGACCTACAGCGGCGTTGTCATCCCAAGCatgcgcccgccgccgccgccatcccgcGCATGAGCCGCCCCAAGTTTGCGCCcactgccgtcgccgccccgcgcccACGCCCGAGCTCGCCATTGCTCTCGCGGCCGAGCCACCCCGCGCTTGCCGCCGCTGCTCACGCCCTTGACTGCTGCCTTCGCCTGCTCCAGCCACCGGCCTCAGTGGGGATGGGAGAGAgggttattttttctattttcttattaggctgacacgtgggccccatattttttaaagtatttttctgACTTGGCAACTGATAGGCATGTcccatgaattttttaatatattttttgctgaCTAGGATGCCACGTTAACAAAACCATCCTCCAATACTACCGAGAGACCTGATTTAAACGGTTTTCGTAACTTCGAGGGCTAATATTTCTGTATTGCGGTTGAGGGATGATTTTGATACTTCGTGATAACTTGAGGGATCCAAAGTAAACTTATTCCGTACTAGTACGACTTCTTCAGCCTGTCTGAGAAACATGGGCTGCCGACAGAAGGGCCGATGCAATGTTCTTTTTTGCAGCTGTTACTTCAACGGGTAAAGTATCATCTGCGATCAATCTGTCCGGTGCTCAATCCTTCCTAGGTGTTGCAGATATCTTCCCCTCCATTTTTGGTCACTGCAAGAAGGTCTGTACGCAAGTAACCCAACCGCAAAAATGATCTCGTATTCCCCATGGACAACAGATTGTTTGGTACAACGGCCAAATTACTCCTTCCAGTATTGTGAATAGTGTTCATGCTGGTGCTTTATGGGGCCATGGTTGCGATTCCGGAATCTTGTGATGAGCATGCAATGGATGGCCATGTGTGCCAGCTTTAGAGCACAATCAACTTTGCGGTTTCCACACGCGCGTCATAGTTAATTGACACTTATTTCGCAAAAGAGTAATTAATTGGCCCTCCTAGATACGAAATAACTATTGGACTACGATCGATTTAGTTAACCATCGCGTCTAGGAAAAGGTGTTTTCCGTGGCGAATTAAGGATAAAGCTTTGCACGTAAACGTTGTACTACCACCCAACGGCCAACCTCTCGAGGTATTTAAGGAGAGCCGTTTTCGCTTACCACTGATTTAACCACCctattttttaccttttgcttatacttcttataagctaaaatttaaatttttatccttaaattcgaagttgattttatgatttttttaatgcattttatttttcaattttgtattttagatcgttatgaatatatatatatatatataaataatatgtataagttttatttctagattattttctgtttgtaaatatgttattactTTTTTCCATCAGCAAGCCAAAAGATGATCCCGAACATCTCTCCATGGAAGTATAGCCAAATCGGTGGCAATATACTGCATCAGTATTTCCAAAAACTGGTGCAAAAACATACAAGTAAGATTTATCTCATTGGTGCGTAAGTGTCTAGTACGTACATCTTGTTTCTTCCTACTGTCATGGTGTTGCGGCAGCCATGTACATTGAAGAGTATTTATGATCGACAGTAAGCGTTCGGATGTAATCAGGGCATTAGGCAATCTTTGAAGGTTTGTATTTTGTCGGTCGCGTTACATTCCTCTTTGGAACGACCAGTGCGCCAATGAACGAACCAATCGTAGCTGACGAAGAATCGATATCACGCACGCATTAGCAACTCTGAGCTTGTTTTGGTTACCAGCACAATATATCcttctatatctctttgggaGAAATCCTCCGTCGTCACCATCAATCATGACAAGTTATTTGCAATAAGCTTAAGTACTATGGATCAAGGGGTGATACAGTGAATAAGAC
This is a stretch of genomic DNA from Oryza brachyantha chromosome 1, ObraRS2, whole genome shotgun sequence. It encodes these proteins:
- the LOC121056737 gene encoding disease resistance protein Pik-2-like; this translates as MESINGLLRHLAGTKERASDHQVRAWIKQVMELAYDSNNCVERYAQTRSGGPRRRKGFLGRLHRATVLPWAMVVRRRVATQIQQLKVRAHEVGERQQRYGVVVLPKTYSGVVIPSMRPPPPPSRA